A window of the Streptomyces griseochromogenes genome harbors these coding sequences:
- the uraH gene encoding hydroxyisourate hydrolase — protein sequence MSTSTTASVSTHILDTSIGRPAEGVAVQLSARSGRDADWQALGGSATDADGRCKDLPALPEGTTHVRLDFEVERYFEAKSAKKQADAQQDAPANRDSGAVFFPEVAITFAVKPGEHYHVPLLLNPFGYSVYRGS from the coding sequence ATGAGCACCAGCACCACCGCCTCCGTGTCCACACACATTCTGGACACCTCGATCGGCCGCCCCGCCGAAGGCGTCGCCGTCCAGCTCTCGGCCCGTTCGGGACGGGATGCGGACTGGCAGGCGCTCGGCGGCTCCGCGACCGACGCCGACGGCCGGTGCAAGGACCTGCCGGCACTGCCGGAGGGGACCACACACGTACGGCTCGACTTCGAAGTCGAGCGGTATTTCGAAGCAAAAAGTGCGAAGAAGCAAGCCGATGCGCAGCAGGACGCCCCCGCGAATCGGGACAGCGGTGCCGTGTTCTTCCCCGAGGTGGCGATCACCTTCGCCGTGAAGCCCGGGGAGCATTACCACGTACCGCTGCTGCTCAACCCGTTCGGCTACTCCGTTTACCGAGGGAGCTAG
- a CDS encoding MCE family protein, whose translation MRTLRLRLYGITFLAVLALLLSLAVAFYQQAFTSVVRITLEADALGNQLDPRADVKLRGLLVGEVREVHADGTRATLDIALKPRYVAYIPSDVHARLLPKTLFGEKYVDLVAPARSAARPIRAGDVITQDRTKVGIEVQQLMNDLLPLLRTVRPGELDAALSAFATALEGRGDRIGDNLTRVEGYLRRLNPYLPSLKEDISRFADVAEVYGDAAPDLMRILRNTVTTSRTIVDKQDQLAAALRSTASVAGTADDFLSENGDRLITLGRVSRPTLELFARYSPEYPCLFQGLARQEKASEEAFRGGEMRITLEVVRPQGAYRPGEEPVYGERSGPNCRGLPHPQVPGPKPHLDDGTSAGSPGGALPGGVTVSATEAEQRAVGSLVAPVMGVPADQVPPVATLLFGPLARGTAVSVA comes from the coding sequence GTGAGAACGCTGAGACTCAGGCTCTACGGCATCACGTTCCTGGCCGTGCTCGCGCTGCTGCTGTCGCTCGCGGTCGCCTTCTACCAGCAGGCGTTCACGTCCGTCGTGCGGATCACCCTGGAGGCCGACGCCCTCGGCAACCAGCTCGATCCCCGCGCCGACGTCAAGCTGCGCGGGCTGCTGGTGGGCGAAGTGCGCGAGGTGCACGCCGACGGCACCAGGGCCACGCTCGACATCGCGCTCAAGCCGCGGTACGTGGCGTACATCCCCTCGGACGTTCATGCCCGCCTGCTGCCCAAGACGCTGTTCGGCGAGAAGTACGTCGACCTCGTGGCGCCCGCCCGCTCCGCCGCCAGGCCGATCCGCGCCGGGGACGTCATCACCCAGGACCGCACGAAGGTCGGCATCGAGGTGCAGCAGCTGATGAACGACCTGCTGCCGTTGCTGCGGACCGTCCGGCCGGGTGAACTCGACGCCGCCCTCTCGGCGTTCGCCACCGCGCTGGAGGGCCGCGGCGACCGGATCGGCGACAACCTCACCCGGGTCGAGGGCTATCTGCGCCGTCTGAACCCGTACCTGCCCTCCCTCAAGGAGGACATCTCGCGCTTCGCGGACGTCGCCGAGGTCTACGGCGACGCCGCGCCCGACCTGATGCGGATCCTGCGCAACACGGTCACCACCAGCCGGACGATCGTGGACAAACAGGACCAGCTGGCCGCGGCACTCCGCTCGACCGCTTCCGTGGCGGGCACGGCCGACGATTTCCTGTCCGAGAACGGCGACCGGCTGATCACCCTGGGCCGGGTCTCCCGCCCCACACTGGAGCTCTTCGCCCGCTACTCCCCCGAGTACCCGTGCCTGTTCCAGGGTCTGGCCCGGCAGGAGAAGGCGTCGGAGGAGGCGTTCCGGGGCGGGGAGATGCGGATCACCCTCGAAGTCGTCCGGCCGCAGGGGGCGTACCGGCCCGGTGAGGAACCTGTCTACGGCGAGCGGTCGGGCCCGAACTGCCGTGGCCTGCCGCATCCGCAGGTGCCCGGCCCGAAGCCCCATCTCGACGACGGTACGTCGGCCGGAAGTCCGGGCGGCGCGCTCCCCGGAGGTGTCACCGTGTCCGCCACCGAGGCCGAGCAGCGGGCCGTCGGCTCGCTCGTGGCCCCCGTCATGGGCGTCCCCGCCGACCAGGTGCCGCCCGTCGCGACCCTGCTGTTCGGGCCGCTCGCCCGCGGAACGGCGGTGAGTGTCGCATGA
- a CDS encoding MlaE family ABC transporter permease: MSLSPTGALRHSGNLFAMALDVARTLPRRPFQAREFIQQAWFVASVTILPTALVSIPFGAVIALQIGSLTRQLGAQSFSGAASVLAVLREASPIVTALLIAGAGGTAICADLGARKIRDEIDAMQVLGIDPVHRLVVPRVLASMVVAVLLNGLVSVVGVAGGYFFNVVLQHGTPGAYLASFTTLAQLSDLWAAEIKALVFGAIAAIVASYKGLTAKGGPKGVGDAVNQSVVITFMLLFVTNFVMTAVYFQVVPQKG; this comes from the coding sequence ATGAGCCTCTCCCCGACGGGTGCGCTCCGGCACTCGGGCAACCTGTTCGCGATGGCGCTGGACGTCGCCCGGACCCTGCCCCGACGGCCCTTCCAGGCACGGGAGTTCATCCAGCAGGCGTGGTTCGTCGCGAGCGTCACGATCCTGCCGACCGCTCTGGTCTCGATCCCCTTCGGGGCGGTCATCGCGCTGCAGATCGGCAGCCTGACCCGGCAGCTCGGCGCGCAGTCCTTCTCCGGTGCCGCATCCGTGCTCGCCGTCCTGCGCGAGGCCTCGCCGATCGTCACCGCGCTGCTGATCGCGGGCGCGGGCGGCACGGCGATCTGCGCGGACCTCGGGGCACGGAAGATCCGCGACGAGATCGACGCGATGCAGGTGCTCGGCATCGACCCGGTCCACCGGCTCGTCGTACCGCGCGTGCTGGCGTCGATGGTCGTGGCCGTGCTGCTCAACGGCCTCGTCTCGGTGGTCGGCGTCGCGGGCGGCTATTTCTTCAACGTCGTCCTCCAACACGGCACACCCGGCGCCTACCTGGCGTCCTTCACCACGCTCGCCCAGCTCTCCGACCTGTGGGCGGCCGAGATCAAGGCGCTGGTGTTCGGGGCCATCGCGGCGATCGTCGCCTCGTACAAGGGGCTCACCGCGAAGGGCGGTCCGAAGGGCGTGGGCGATGCCGTCAACCAGTCCGTGGTGATCACCTTCATGTTGCTGTTCGTGACCAACTTCGTGATGACCGCGGTGTATTTCCAGGTCGTCCCGCAGAAGGGGTAA
- a CDS encoding MCE family protein — MKVRVLPPKLPGIRLKRPRPKPFRVGAPPTPFGQWGNNPVVVGAVGLTVLALLTVAAFNADSLPLIGGGETYGAAFSEAGGLKPGDEVRIAGVKVGKVEDVGLDGDHVEVTFKVKGRPALGTDTGASIRVKTILGAKYLALYPKGRGRLRPGSEIPLRRTVSAYDVVQAFSDLTTTTEDVDTDRLAKALDTISVTFQDSPGEVRASIKGLSRISRTVAARDRALRGLLDHANGVTKVLAGHTKDFSALVKDGDALFKEIGKRRAAIHQLLKSSALLGVELSGLVDDNSKEIGPALKNLGTFVKMLERNQASLDRSVQLLAPYVRLFTNTLGNGRWFDSYIQNLVAAPVTPRAGGTR, encoded by the coding sequence GTGAAAGTACGCGTCCTGCCGCCGAAGCTGCCCGGCATCCGGCTGAAGCGCCCCCGGCCGAAGCCCTTCCGGGTGGGGGCACCTCCCACGCCTTTCGGGCAGTGGGGGAACAACCCGGTCGTCGTCGGCGCCGTCGGCCTCACCGTCCTCGCGCTGCTCACGGTCGCCGCGTTCAACGCCGACAGCCTGCCGCTGATCGGCGGCGGCGAGACGTACGGCGCGGCCTTCTCGGAGGCCGGCGGGCTCAAGCCGGGCGACGAGGTACGGATCGCGGGCGTCAAGGTCGGCAAGGTCGAGGACGTCGGCCTGGACGGCGACCACGTCGAGGTCACCTTCAAGGTGAAGGGCCGCCCGGCGCTCGGCACCGACACGGGCGCCTCGATCCGGGTCAAGACGATCCTCGGCGCGAAGTACCTGGCCCTGTACCCGAAGGGGCGAGGCCGGTTGAGGCCCGGCAGCGAGATCCCGCTCCGGCGCACCGTCTCGGCGTACGACGTCGTCCAGGCCTTCAGCGACCTGACGACCACCACCGAGGACGTCGACACGGACCGCCTTGCCAAGGCGCTGGACACGATCTCCGTCACCTTCCAGGACTCACCCGGGGAGGTACGGGCGTCGATCAAGGGCCTGTCGCGGATCTCCCGGACCGTCGCCGCCCGCGACAGGGCACTGCGCGGGCTCCTCGACCACGCGAACGGAGTGACCAAGGTGCTGGCAGGCCACACAAAGGACTTCTCCGCGCTGGTGAAGGACGGCGACGCGCTGTTCAAGGAGATCGGCAAGCGGCGTGCGGCGATCCACCAGCTGCTCAAGAGCTCCGCGCTGCTGGGCGTCGAGCTCTCCGGCCTGGTCGACGACAACAGCAAGGAGATCGGGCCCGCCCTGAAGAACCTCGGCACCTTCGTGAAGATGCTCGAACGCAACCAGGCGAGCCTCGATCGCAGCGTCCAGCTGCTCGCCCCCTACGTGCGGCTCTTCACCAACACCCTCGGCAACGGCCGCTGGTTCGACTCCTACATCCAGAACCTGGTCGCCGCCCCGGTCACGCCACGGGCGGGAGGCACCCGATGA
- a CDS encoding helix-turn-helix domain-containing protein, which produces MTGTGDERFIAAVKPLVDAMGGEMLPPDEAGTEDVVLAWEGVDVVAVRLPQLADSLDHILAAMERRQGRPLADLDRKAKQEVVRILEARGAFAVRHGVETVASALGVSRFTVYNYLNREKEG; this is translated from the coding sequence GTGACCGGCACCGGGGACGAGCGCTTCATCGCGGCCGTGAAGCCGCTGGTCGACGCCATGGGCGGGGAGATGCTCCCGCCGGACGAGGCCGGCACCGAGGACGTCGTGCTCGCCTGGGAGGGCGTCGACGTGGTCGCCGTACGCCTGCCTCAGCTCGCCGACTCGCTGGACCACATCCTGGCCGCCATGGAGCGCAGGCAGGGCAGGCCGCTGGCAGACCTGGACCGCAAGGCCAAGCAGGAGGTCGTACGGATACTGGAGGCACGGGGCGCCTTCGCCGTGCGGCATGGCGTGGAGACTGTGGCGAGCGCGCTCGGGGTGAGCCGCTTCACGGTCTACAACTACCTCAACCGTGAGAAAGAGGGCTGA
- a CDS encoding RNA polymerase sigma factor, translating into MATDMPADTEAAHERWQRMWSHREQLLKVARRRSMSPEDAEDAVHEAMLRAAERPDLDDERLGAWLTTVTMRLCVDRYRQVNREAEVGSRPTLVAPGPVPVEEAVCDRAEAKWLAVRSGELPARQAEALRLKSEDLDVSQVAVRMGLSYRTVESLLARARRTLRASLAGTLGLVLSLLGRGRLRGGGKAHMVAMTSTAATLAVAGFVLPYALDGGGGAAAPAPRPAVSGGAQVLRSDSTEQARTPRTHRPSMVPARAAARPSAGESVVPLSVPPLPEVSSPPLPELPTHSAVPSVPSLPAAPPLPSVSLPVPTPSVPSAKLP; encoded by the coding sequence ATGGCGACGGACATGCCTGCGGACACGGAAGCCGCCCACGAGCGCTGGCAGCGCATGTGGAGCCACCGCGAGCAGTTGCTCAAGGTGGCCCGGCGGCGCTCGATGAGCCCGGAGGACGCCGAGGACGCCGTGCACGAGGCGATGCTGCGGGCCGCGGAGCGCCCGGACCTCGATGACGAGCGGCTCGGCGCCTGGCTGACGACGGTGACGATGCGGCTGTGCGTCGACCGGTACCGGCAGGTCAACCGCGAGGCCGAGGTGGGCAGCCGCCCCACCCTCGTCGCGCCGGGTCCGGTGCCCGTCGAGGAGGCGGTGTGCGACCGGGCCGAGGCGAAGTGGCTCGCCGTGCGCAGCGGGGAGCTGCCCGCCCGGCAGGCGGAGGCACTACGGCTGAAGTCCGAGGACCTGGACGTGAGCCAGGTCGCGGTGCGGATGGGGCTCAGCTACCGGACCGTCGAGTCGCTGCTCGCCCGGGCCCGGCGGACGCTGCGCGCCTCGCTGGCCGGAACGCTCGGGCTCGTCCTGTCCCTGCTCGGGCGCGGGCGGCTGCGCGGCGGCGGGAAAGCCCACATGGTGGCGATGACCTCGACGGCGGCGACCCTGGCGGTGGCGGGATTCGTGCTTCCGTACGCGCTCGACGGGGGCGGCGGCGCGGCTGCACCGGCTCCGCGGCCGGCCGTGTCCGGCGGGGCGCAGGTGCTCCGGAGCGACAGCACCGAACAGGCTCGCACTCCCAGGACACACAGGCCCTCCATGGTCCCGGCTCGGGCGGCGGCCCGGCCCTCTGCCGGCGAATCCGTCGTACCGCTGTCCGTGCCGCCCCTGCCGGAGGTCTCCTCACCGCCGCTCCCGGAGCTGCCGACGCACTCCGCGGTGCCGTCGGTGCCGTCGCTCCCCGCCGCGCCGCCGCTCCCGTCCGTCTCCCTGCCCGTACCCACCCCGAGCGTGCCTTCCGCGAAGCTGCCGTAG
- a CDS encoding lytic transglycosylase domain-containing protein, with amino-acid sequence MTARTRKGALRGAKGTAIAAAAMAALTASQAPGAVSAEASEPARKGAAAEHGPSVSGDTPYRTGLPPLRTQKRSSAQGVTGGGALPASVFAAYRRAEEELARTAPGCRLRWQLLAAIGQVESGQARGGRVTPDGTTVTRILGPRLTGGAFAVVADTDGGAYDGDAVFDRALGPMQFIPSTWAHWGTDGNGDGRADPDNVYDAALAAGRYLCAGGRDLSDPAGLDRAILGYNRSDAYLRTVKAWYAYYLTGHRVVPDAPAGSRDRPKPSRPKAPKPSPKPSQDRRPGPEASRTPSAPPASSSPAPSRTAGAPKESETPQVPVPRPTLTLPGGGVLPDAGPLTGNGWNTMSVSPSTTADTRR; translated from the coding sequence GTGACAGCGCGTACACGCAAGGGGGCACTGAGGGGTGCGAAGGGTACGGCGATCGCGGCGGCGGCGATGGCCGCGCTGACCGCGTCGCAGGCGCCGGGGGCGGTCTCGGCCGAGGCCTCGGAACCGGCGCGGAAGGGGGCAGCGGCCGAGCACGGCCCCAGCGTCTCCGGCGACACCCCCTACCGCACCGGTCTTCCCCCGCTGCGGACACAGAAGAGGAGCTCGGCACAGGGAGTGACGGGCGGCGGCGCCCTGCCCGCGAGCGTGTTCGCCGCGTACCGGCGGGCCGAGGAGGAGCTGGCACGCACCGCGCCCGGCTGCCGGCTGCGCTGGCAGCTGCTGGCCGCGATCGGCCAGGTGGAGTCCGGGCAGGCACGGGGCGGCCGGGTGACCCCGGACGGTACGACCGTGACGCGCATCCTCGGTCCCCGGCTGACCGGCGGCGCCTTCGCCGTCGTGGCGGACACCGACGGCGGCGCGTACGACGGGGACGCGGTGTTCGACCGCGCGCTCGGCCCCATGCAGTTCATCCCGTCCACCTGGGCCCACTGGGGCACGGACGGCAACGGCGACGGGCGGGCGGACCCGGACAACGTCTACGACGCGGCGCTCGCCGCCGGCCGCTACCTGTGCGCGGGCGGCCGAGACCTGTCGGACCCGGCCGGCCTCGACCGGGCGATCCTCGGCTACAACCGCTCGGACGCCTATCTGCGCACGGTCAAGGCCTGGTACGCGTACTACCTGACCGGACACCGCGTGGTGCCGGACGCCCCCGCCGGGTCCCGGGACCGGCCGAAGCCGTCCCGTCCCAAGGCCCCGAAGCCCTCGCCGAAGCCGTCTCAGGACCGGAGGCCGGGTCCTGAGGCTTCGCGCACGCCGTCGGCGCCACCCGCCTCGTCCTCTCCCGCCCCGTCCCGTACGGCCGGCGCCCCGAAGGAGTCCGAGACGCCGCAGGTCCCCGTACCCCGGCCGACCCTCACGCTGCCCGGCGGCGGCGTGCTGCCCGACGCGGGGCCGCTGACCGGCAACGGCTGGAACACGATGAGCGTCTCCCCCTCCACAACCGCGGATACTCGGCGGTAA
- the uraD gene encoding 2-oxo-4-hydroxy-4-carboxy-5-ureidoimidazoline decarboxylase, producing the protein MTTTSTPPGLARFNVLEEHAALAALHEACASAEWGRRLLAARPYATADDLYTASDAAMAELGTADLEEAMAGHPPIGRPKPGDPTSAREQAGMAGAAEELKAEMLELNLAYQDRFGHVFLICATGRTGEQMRDALKERIGNAPEREREIVRTELGKINRIRLARLVEEDA; encoded by the coding sequence GTGACTACGACTTCCACGCCCCCGGGCCTGGCCCGGTTCAACGTCCTGGAGGAGCACGCGGCCCTCGCCGCCCTCCACGAGGCGTGCGCCTCCGCCGAGTGGGGCCGGCGGCTGCTGGCCGCCCGCCCCTACGCCACCGCCGACGACCTCTACACCGCCAGCGACGCCGCCATGGCCGAACTCGGCACCGCGGACCTGGAGGAGGCGATGGCCGGCCACCCGCCGATCGGCCGCCCCAAGCCCGGCGACCCGACCTCCGCGCGGGAGCAGGCCGGCATGGCCGGCGCCGCCGAGGAGCTCAAGGCGGAGATGCTCGAACTCAACCTTGCCTACCAGGACAGGTTCGGGCACGTCTTCCTCATCTGCGCCACCGGCCGGACCGGCGAGCAGATGCGGGACGCGCTCAAGGAGCGGATCGGCAACGCGCCGGAGCGGGAGCGGGAGATCGTCCGCACCGAGCTGGGCAAGATCAACCGCATCCGACTGGCCCGACTCGTCGAAGAGGACGCCTGA
- a CDS encoding MlaE family ABC transporter permease, with amino-acid sequence MRLLDRPLRSLEELGTQLSFYGRSSAWTGRTLRRYKKEILRLLAEVSFGRGALAVVGGTVGVIAFLSFFTGTEVGLQGYAALNQLGTSNFVAFLSAYFNTREIAPLVAGLALSATVGAGFTAQLGAMRISEETDALEVMGVPSLPFLVTTRMIAGFVAVIPLYVIGLLSSYFAARTITTGYYGQSTGTYDHYFQQYLPPVDVLWSFGKVIVFAVLIILVHCYYGYYANGGPAGVGVAVGRAVRTSIVAINVLDFFLSLAIWGADTTVRIAG; translated from the coding sequence ATGCGCCTTCTCGACCGCCCCTTGCGCTCCCTGGAGGAGCTGGGCACCCAACTGTCCTTCTACGGCCGCTCGTCGGCATGGACCGGTCGCACCCTGCGCCGCTACAAGAAGGAGATCCTGCGGCTGCTCGCCGAGGTCAGCTTCGGCCGGGGCGCGCTCGCGGTCGTCGGCGGCACGGTCGGCGTGATCGCCTTCCTGTCCTTCTTCACCGGCACCGAGGTCGGCCTCCAGGGCTACGCGGCCCTCAACCAGCTCGGCACCTCCAACTTCGTGGCGTTCCTGTCGGCGTACTTCAACACCCGGGAGATCGCTCCGCTGGTGGCCGGACTCGCCCTGTCCGCGACGGTCGGCGCCGGGTTCACGGCGCAGCTCGGTGCGATGCGGATCAGCGAGGAGACGGACGCACTGGAGGTGATGGGCGTCCCGTCGCTGCCGTTCCTGGTGACGACCCGGATGATCGCCGGCTTCGTCGCGGTGATCCCGCTGTACGTGATCGGGCTGCTGTCCTCGTACTTCGCCGCCCGCACCATCACGACCGGCTACTACGGGCAGTCGACGGGCACGTACGACCACTACTTCCAGCAGTATCTGCCGCCGGTGGACGTGCTGTGGTCCTTCGGCAAGGTGATCGTCTTCGCCGTGCTGATCATCCTGGTGCACTGCTACTACGGCTACTACGCGAACGGCGGCCCGGCGGGGGTCGGCGTCGCGGTGGGCCGGGCGGTGCGGACGTCCATCGTCGCCATCAACGTCCTGGACTTCTTCCTGAGCCTCGCGATCTGGGGCGCCGACACGACCGTACGGATCGCGGGGTGA
- a CDS encoding ABC transporter ATP-binding protein: protein MGVEICVEGLTKSFGHQVIWQDVSLTLPAGEVSVMLGPSGTGKSVFLKTLVGLLKPERGSVKVAGRDITRLRERDLYEVRKLFGVLFQDGALFGSMNLYDNIAFPLREHTRRSESEIRRIVLEKMEMVGLIGAEEKLPGEISGGMRKRAGLARALVLDPEIILFDEPDSGLDPVRVAYLNQLIVDLNAQIDATFLIVTHDIASARQVPDNIGLLFRRELVMFGPREELLTSDEPVVRQFLNGRMQGPIGMAEEKDAAQVEQELAQIDAGGPVDALTPRLLPGPGITRPPRWEAIARQEAQLHGKAVSST, encoded by the coding sequence ATGGGTGTCGAGATCTGTGTGGAAGGGCTGACCAAGTCCTTCGGCCACCAGGTCATCTGGCAGGACGTCTCACTGACGCTGCCCGCCGGCGAGGTGTCGGTGATGCTCGGCCCCTCGGGGACGGGCAAGTCGGTGTTCCTCAAGACGCTCGTCGGGCTGCTGAAGCCGGAGCGCGGCTCGGTGAAGGTGGCGGGCCGGGACATCACCCGCCTGCGCGAGCGCGACCTGTACGAGGTGCGGAAGCTGTTCGGCGTGCTGTTCCAGGACGGCGCCCTGTTCGGCTCGATGAACCTGTACGACAACATCGCCTTCCCGCTGCGCGAGCACACCCGTAGGTCCGAGAGCGAGATCCGGCGCATCGTGCTGGAGAAGATGGAGATGGTCGGGCTGATCGGCGCCGAGGAGAAGCTGCCCGGCGAGATCTCCGGCGGTATGCGCAAGCGGGCCGGGCTCGCCCGCGCCCTGGTCCTCGACCCGGAGATCATCCTGTTCGACGAGCCGGACTCGGGCCTGGACCCGGTGCGCGTGGCCTACCTCAACCAGCTCATCGTCGACCTCAACGCACAGATCGACGCGACCTTCCTGATCGTCACCCACGACATCGCCTCCGCTCGCCAGGTGCCCGACAACATCGGGCTGCTGTTCCGGCGCGAGCTGGTGATGTTCGGGCCCCGCGAGGAGCTGCTGACCAGTGACGAACCCGTCGTACGGCAGTTCCTGAACGGCCGGATGCAGGGGCCGATCGGCATGGCGGAGGAGAAGGACGCGGCCCAGGTCGAGCAGGAGCTGGCCCAGATCGACGCAGGCGGCCCGGTCGACGCCCTGACTCCCCGTCTGCTGCCCGGTCCCGGCATCACCCGCCCACCCCGCTGGGAGGCGATCGCGAGACAGGAGGCCCAGCTGCACGGGAAGGCGGTGAGCAGCACATGA
- the pucL gene encoding factor-independent urate hydroxylase, with amino-acid sequence MPTILGQNQYGKAENRVVKITRDGATHHIKDLNVSVALSGDMDEVHYSGSNANVLPTDTTKNTVYAFAKEHGIESAEQFGIHLARHFVTSQEPIQTARIRIEEYAWERIATSDANSKFIGADEVKHSFVRKGQETRLTQITYDGEKWEVVSGLKDLVVMNSTNSEFWGYVKDKYTTLQEAYDRILATQVSARWRFNWTDDEQRMPNWEKSYEQTRKHMLQAFAETYSLSLQQTLYQMGSRIINNRSEIDEVRFSLPNKHHFLVDLEPFGLKNDNEVYYAADRPYGLIEATILRDGCEPKIPVDLTNL; translated from the coding sequence ATGCCCACCATTCTGGGACAGAACCAGTACGGCAAGGCCGAGAACCGAGTCGTAAAGATCACGCGGGACGGCGCCACCCACCACATCAAGGACCTCAACGTATCCGTGGCGCTGAGCGGCGACATGGACGAGGTCCACTACTCCGGCTCCAACGCCAACGTCCTGCCGACCGACACCACCAAGAACACGGTGTACGCGTTCGCCAAGGAGCACGGCATCGAGTCCGCCGAGCAGTTCGGCATCCACCTCGCCCGCCACTTCGTCACCTCGCAGGAGCCGATCCAGACCGCGCGGATCCGCATCGAGGAGTACGCCTGGGAGCGGATCGCGACCTCGGACGCCAACTCCAAGTTCATCGGCGCGGACGAGGTCAAGCACTCCTTCGTCCGCAAGGGCCAGGAGACCCGCCTCACCCAGATCACCTACGACGGTGAGAAGTGGGAGGTCGTCTCCGGCCTGAAGGACCTGGTCGTGATGAACTCGACCAACTCCGAATTCTGGGGTTACGTCAAGGACAAGTACACGACCCTCCAGGAGGCCTACGACCGCATCCTGGCCACGCAGGTCTCCGCCCGGTGGCGGTTCAACTGGACCGACGACGAGCAGAGGATGCCCAACTGGGAGAAGTCCTACGAGCAGACCAGGAAGCACATGCTCCAGGCCTTCGCGGAGACGTACTCCCTCTCGCTCCAGCAGACCCTGTACCAGATGGGGTCGCGCATCATCAACAACCGCAGCGAGATCGACGAGGTCCGCTTCTCGCTGCCGAACAAGCACCACTTCCTGGTCGACCTGGAGCCGTTCGGGCTCAAGAACGACAACGAGGTCTACTACGCCGCCGACCGGCCCTACGGCCTGATCGAGGCGACCATCCTCCGGGACGGCTGTGAGCCGAAGATCCCGGTGGACCTCACCAACCTCTGA
- a CDS encoding MCE family protein, producing MSRAGTRQTAAPLVKFSLFALVTIAATALLAATIVNISFTPKDTYHAVFTDVTGLETGDDIRVAGVRVGEVGDIRIKDRTLAEVTFTVTADRPLLAGTHAVVRYRNLVGQRYIALTEGTGDVTAKLRPGGTIPLSRTRPALDLNALLNGFKPLFAALSPNDVNQLATEIIQTLQGEGGTVNSLLAHTASLTTTLADRDRLIGSVIDNLNTVLGTLDKRGSRFSGLLTQLRRVISGLSADRRPIGESLVSIGDLTDVTSGLLKDAREPLKDDIAGLGELTGTLDKNENTVEGVLKRLPNKLDKLTGTASYGSWFNFYLCDFDGRIVLPKTKQVITPELHVARARCGG from the coding sequence ATGAGCAGGGCAGGAACCCGGCAGACAGCCGCCCCGCTGGTCAAGTTCAGCCTCTTCGCACTGGTCACGATCGCGGCGACGGCGCTGCTCGCCGCCACCATCGTCAACATCTCCTTCACCCCCAAGGACACCTACCACGCGGTGTTCACCGACGTGACCGGGCTTGAGACCGGCGACGACATCAGGGTGGCCGGTGTGCGGGTCGGGGAGGTCGGGGACATCCGGATCAAGGACCGGACCCTGGCGGAGGTCACCTTCACCGTCACCGCGGACCGGCCGCTGCTCGCCGGCACCCACGCGGTCGTCCGCTACCGCAACCTGGTCGGGCAGCGGTACATCGCGCTGACCGAGGGCACCGGCGACGTCACCGCGAAGCTGCGGCCGGGCGGCACCATCCCGCTGTCCCGGACCCGGCCGGCGCTCGACCTCAACGCCCTGCTGAACGGCTTCAAGCCGCTGTTCGCCGCGCTCAGCCCGAACGACGTCAACCAGCTCGCCACCGAGATCATCCAGACCCTCCAGGGCGAGGGCGGCACGGTGAACAGCCTGCTCGCGCACACGGCCTCGCTCACCACGACGCTCGCCGACCGCGACCGGCTGATCGGCTCGGTGATCGACAACCTCAACACCGTCCTCGGAACACTCGACAAGCGCGGATCCCGCTTCTCCGGGCTGCTCACGCAGCTGCGCCGGGTGATCTCGGGGCTGTCCGCCGACCGCAGGCCCATCGGGGAGTCCCTGGTGAGCATCGGCGACCTCACGGACGTCACGTCGGGACTGCTGAAGGACGCGCGTGAGCCGCTGAAGGACGACATCGCCGGGCTCGGCGAGCTCACCGGAACGCTGGACAAGAACGAGAACACCGTGGAGGGCGTCCTGAAGCGGCTGCCGAACAAGCTCGACAAGCTGACCGGGACGGCGTCCTACGGCTCCTGGTTCAACTTCTACCTCTGCGACTTCGACGGCCGGATCGTGCTGCCGAAGACGAAGCAGGTGATCACCCCGGAGCTGCACGTGGCACGGGCGAGGTGTGGCGGATGA